One window of Biomphalaria glabrata chromosome 6, xgBioGlab47.1, whole genome shotgun sequence genomic DNA carries:
- the LOC129926992 gene encoding uncharacterized protein LOC129926992, whose amino-acid sequence METRLTITAQFISDGRSLGYEGERLERYVAEQKEDYEKAKKEAKAEEKARFEREEKAKREENERWKERDAREELKRKEEMELERMKEKSATAAGTATQAEVRPRNVLDKLDKSFQGMKEDDDLMAYLTHFEAVATRCKIDRKEWSLLMSYKLTTFLRNCMLRDSLFLNENYEEVRTVLLRHADINAETCRKRFHRVKPRQNDFRGFVTELRNALDNWLKMAEVGKTVEEVKELLVKDRILENVSGDVYKQLIISKKGTVDDMIDVIEGFKVASEGVSLAKEDKVYVAAACSEPVMNRSPGGKRMEIAYFSCGERVPEIYPINSTDREDDCNTVVRAHEQRPSDR is encoded by the coding sequence ATGGAAACTAGGTTGACAATTACTGCCCAGTTTATAAGTGATGGTCGTTCTTTGGGGTACGAAGGTGAAAGGTTGGAGAGGTATGTGGCTGAGCAGAAAGAAGACTATGAAAAAGCTaagaaagaggcgaaggcagagGAGAAGGCCAGATTTGAACGTGAGGAGAAGGCCAAGCGTGAGGAAAACGAGAGGTGGAAAGAAAGAGATGCCAGGGAGGAACTCAAGAGGAAAGAGGAGATGGAACTAGAAAGAATGAAGGAAAAGTCAGCAACAGCGGCTGGGACGGCAACACAGGCAGAGGTGCGGCCTAGAAATGTTTTAGATAAACTTGACAAGAGCTTCCAGGGAATGAAGGAAGACGATGACCTGATGGCATATTTAACACACTTTGAGGCCGTCGCAACAAGATGCAAGATTGATAGAAAGGAATGGTCATTGCTCATGTCCTATAAACTAACTACCTTTCTAAGAAACTGTATGCTGCGTGACAGTCTGTTTTTGAATGAAAATTATGAGGAAGTGAGGACCGTATTACTCCGACATGCGGATATAAACGCGGAAACCTGCCGCAAGAGGTTCCATCGGGTAAAACCACGACAGAACGATTTTAGGGGTTTTGTCACAGAGCTGCGAAATGCGTTGGACAATTGGTTGAAAATGGCTGAAGTAGGCAAGACTGTGGAAGAAGTGAAAGAGTTGCTGGTGAAAGATAGAATACTTGAGAATGTGTCCGGTGATGTGTACAAGCAACTGATAATAAGTAAGAAAGGCACCGTTGATGATATGATTGATGTTATTGAAGGTTTTAAGGTTGCTAGTGAGGGTGTGTCGCTTGCTAAGGAAGACAAAGTGTATGTTGCGGCAGCGTGTAGTGAGCCTGTGATGAATCGGAGTCCTGGGGGCAAAAGGATGGAGATCGCTTACTTCAGTTGTGGTGAAAGGGTTCCAGAGATTTACCCGATTAATTCAACTGATAGGGAAGACGATTGTAATACTGTGGTCAGAGCACATGAGCAGAGGCCAAGTGATAGATGA